Proteins co-encoded in one Neofelis nebulosa isolate mNeoNeb1 chromosome 2, mNeoNeb1.pri, whole genome shotgun sequence genomic window:
- the LOC131501726 gene encoding large ribosomal subunit protein eL39-like, producing MSSHKTFRIKRFLAKKQKQNRPIPPWVQMKTGNKIRYNSKRQNWRRMKLGL from the coding sequence ATGTCTTCTCACAAGACTTTCAGGATCAAGCGATTCCTtgccaagaaacaaaagcagaatcgTCCCATTCCCCCGTGGGTTCAGATGAAAACTGGTAATAAAATCAGATACAACTCCAAGAGGCAGAATTGGAGAAGAATGAAGCTGGGCCTGTAA